The Mucilaginibacter yixingensis genome window below encodes:
- the plsX gene encoding phosphate acyltransferase PlsX yields the protein MKIGLDMMGGDYAPKATVLGAIAAHKTLAEGQKLVLIGDSQVIRDLLEENNYSADGFEFVHTTEVIGMGEHPTKAVVQKPDSSISVGFQMLKDGKLDAFTSAGNTGAMLVGAMFSVKTIPGVQRPAMTTIVPKLKGGLGILLDVGANADCKPEVLVQFGVLGSLLAQSVYQIDNPRVALMNIGEEEEKGNLLCQATYPLMKESTQFNFVGNVEGRDLFSDMADVYVCDGFTGNVILKMAESFYVITIKKGLKDEFFDRFNYEQYGGSPILGVNAPVVVGHGISSPEAIKNMVLLCRDMVETNLVDQFKKAFQP from the coding sequence ATGAAGATTGGCTTAGATATGATGGGCGGCGACTACGCCCCCAAGGCTACTGTTTTAGGGGCTATTGCAGCCCATAAAACGCTGGCAGAAGGCCAAAAGCTGGTGCTTATTGGCGATAGCCAGGTCATAAGAGATCTTCTGGAAGAAAATAATTATAGCGCCGATGGCTTTGAGTTTGTTCATACCACCGAGGTGATCGGTATGGGTGAGCATCCAACTAAAGCTGTTGTGCAAAAACCAGACTCGAGCATTAGCGTCGGCTTTCAGATGTTGAAAGACGGCAAGCTGGATGCTTTTACGTCTGCGGGCAATACCGGCGCCATGCTGGTGGGCGCTATGTTCAGCGTAAAAACCATTCCGGGCGTACAACGTCCGGCAATGACAACTATAGTACCCAAACTGAAAGGCGGTTTGGGTATTTTGTTGGATGTAGGTGCCAATGCCGATTGTAAGCCAGAAGTTCTGGTGCAGTTTGGTGTGTTGGGCAGCCTGCTGGCACAATCGGTTTATCAGATTGATAATCCGCGCGTGGCGCTGATGAATATTGGCGAAGAAGAAGAAAAAGGAAACCTGCTTTGCCAGGCCACCTATCCACTAATGAAGGAGAGCACTCAATTCAACTTTGTTGGTAATGTGGAAGGACGCGACCTGTTTAGCGACATGGCCGATGTTTACGTTTGCGATGGTTTTACCGGCAACGTAATTCTCAAAATGGCCGAGTCGTTTTATGTCATCACTATTAAAAAAGGCTTAAAAGACGAGTTTTTCGATCGTTTTAACTACGAGCAGTACGGCGGTAGCCCAATTTTGGGCGTTAATGCTCCTGTGGTGGTTGGGCACGGTATATCTAGTCCGGAGGCTATTAAAAATATGGTGCTGTTGTGCAGAGATATGGTAGAAACCAATCTTGTTGACCAATTTAAAAAGGCTTTTCAACCATAA
- the accC gene encoding acetyl-CoA carboxylase biotin carboxylase subunit, protein MFKKILIANRGEIALRIIRTCKEMGIKTVAVYSTADRDSLHVRFADEAVCIGPPASRDSYLNIPNIISAAEVTNADAIHPGYGFLSENAKFSAICAEYNIKFIGATADQINAMGDKASAKATMKKAGVPCIPGSEGLLESVKQGIEISRKIGYPVILKATAGGGGRGMRIVWNDEEFEPAWDSARAEAGAAFANDGMYLEKYVVDPRHIEIQVVGDQYGKVCHLSERDCSIQRRHQKLVEEAPSPFMTEKLRKKMGDAAIKGAKAVKYEGAGTIEFLVDKDRNFYFMEMNTRIQVEHPVTEEVINFDLIKEQIKVAAGVPISGKNYEPVMHAIECRINAEDPFNNFRPSPGKITNFHSPGGHGVRVDTHVYSGYVIPPNYDSMIAKVICVAQTREEALSTMERALSEFVIEGIKTTIPFHLKLLQDPNFRAGNFTTKFMETFEF, encoded by the coding sequence ATGTTTAAAAAAATACTCATAGCCAACCGTGGCGAAATAGCCCTTCGTATTATCCGTACTTGTAAAGAGATGGGTATAAAAACGGTTGCTGTATACTCTACTGCAGACCGCGATAGTTTGCATGTGCGCTTTGCTGATGAGGCCGTGTGTATCGGTCCACCGGCTAGCCGCGATTCTTACCTCAATATCCCGAACATTATTTCGGCTGCAGAGGTTACCAATGCCGATGCCATTCACCCTGGCTATGGCTTCCTTTCAGAAAATGCCAAATTCTCAGCCATCTGTGCTGAATACAATATTAAATTTATTGGCGCTACTGCCGATCAGATCAACGCCATGGGCGACAAGGCTTCGGCCAAAGCAACCATGAAGAAAGCTGGTGTACCTTGTATCCCGGGTTCTGAAGGTCTGTTAGAAAGCGTAAAGCAAGGTATTGAGATTTCCAGAAAAATAGGTTACCCGGTTATATTGAAAGCTACCGCTGGCGGTGGTGGCCGTGGTATGCGTATTGTTTGGAACGACGAAGAGTTTGAACCAGCCTGGGATTCTGCACGTGCCGAAGCCGGTGCTGCATTTGCCAACGATGGCATGTACCTGGAAAAATACGTAGTTGATCCGCGCCACATCGAAATACAGGTTGTGGGCGATCAGTACGGTAAAGTATGTCACTTGTCTGAACGCGATTGCTCTATTCAGCGTCGTCACCAGAAACTGGTTGAGGAGGCTCCGTCTCCGTTCATGACCGAGAAGCTGCGTAAAAAAATGGGCGATGCCGCCATTAAAGGTGCCAAAGCTGTTAAATATGAAGGTGCCGGTACCATTGAGTTTTTAGTGGACAAAGACCGCAACTTCTACTTCATGGAGATGAACACCCGTATCCAGGTAGAGCACCCGGTTACCGAGGAGGTAATTAACTTTGACTTGATCAAAGAGCAAATTAAAGTTGCTGCTGGTGTGCCTATCTCTGGCAAAAACTACGAGCCTGTAATGCATGCCATTGAGTGCCGTATCAACGCTGAAGATCCGTTTAACAATTTCCGTCCGTCGCCAGGTAAAATCACCAATTTCCACTCTCCGGGTGGTCATGGTGTGCGTGTTGATACACACGTTTACAGCGGCTACGTTATCCCGCCAAACTACGATTCAATGATTGCTAAGGTAATTTGCGTGGCCCAAACCCGCGAAGAAGCCCTGAGCACCATGGAGCGCGCACTAAGCGAGTTTGTAATTGAAGGCATTAAAACTACTATACCTTTCCATTTGAAGCTGCTGCAGGATCCAAACTTCCGTGCCGGTAACTTCACCACCAAGTTTATGGAAACGTTTGAGTTCTAA
- the accB gene encoding acetyl-CoA carboxylase biotin carboxyl carrier protein yields the protein MDIKQIQDLIRFVSKSGVNEVSIEQDEFKITIKTNQAPTYVTATVPGAAPAPVAIPAAPVAQDFAPVAAAPAAPAAADNANYITIKSPMIGTFYRSASPEKPMFVNVGDEIKPGSVLCIVEAMKLFNEIEAEVSGRIVKILVDNSSPVEYDQPLFLVEPV from the coding sequence ATGGATATTAAGCAAATACAAGACCTTATCCGTTTTGTTTCCAAATCGGGCGTTAACGAAGTCTCTATTGAGCAGGACGAGTTCAAGATTACTATAAAAACCAACCAGGCTCCAACCTATGTAACAGCTACTGTTCCGGGTGCGGCTCCTGCTCCGGTTGCTATACCTGCTGCACCTGTTGCGCAAGATTTTGCACCAGTTGCTGCTGCCCCTGCCGCTCCTGCTGCTGCAGATAATGCTAACTACATCACTATCAAATCGCCAATGATCGGTACTTTCTACCGTTCTGCAAGTCCGGAAAAACCAATGTTTGTAAACGTTGGCGACGAGATTAAACCTGGTAGTGTGCTGTGCATTGTTGAAGCCATGAAATTGTTTAACGAGATTGAGGCTGAAGTATCAGGCCGTATCGTGAAAATTCTGGTAGACAACTCTTCGCCGGTTGAGTATGACCAGCCTTTGTTCCTGGTAGAACCAGTTTAA
- a CDS encoding beta-ketoacyl-ACP synthase III yields MSKIHAAITAVHGYAPEYVLTNHELETMVDTNDEWITSRTGIKERRILKGEGLATSDLAVPAVEELLRKRGIGAEEIELIIFCTTTPDMPFPATANILADKIGAKNAWGYDLQAACSGFIYGLSTGASFIESGKHKKVLVVGGDKMSAIINYEDRATCIIFGDGCGAVLLEPNTEGYGVIDSILKSDGAGRSYLHQKAGGSLKPASHETVDAKEHFAYQEGQAVFKFAVTNMADVAAEVMEKNNLVSEDIAWLVPHQANKRIIDATANRTGVPAEKVVVNIERYGNTTNGTIPLCLWEWESKFKKGDNIILAAFGGGFTWGSVYLKWAY; encoded by the coding sequence ATGAGTAAAATTCATGCCGCTATAACCGCGGTGCACGGCTACGCCCCTGAATACGTGCTAACCAACCACGAATTGGAAACCATGGTTGATACCAACGACGAGTGGATTACCTCTCGTACCGGTATCAAGGAGCGCAGAATATTAAAAGGCGAAGGACTGGCCACTTCTGATCTGGCCGTTCCAGCTGTTGAAGAGTTGCTGCGTAAACGCGGCATCGGTGCCGAAGAGATTGAACTGATCATTTTCTGTACCACTACCCCCGATATGCCATTCCCGGCTACGGCCAACATTCTGGCCGATAAAATCGGCGCCAAAAATGCCTGGGGTTATGATCTGCAGGCTGCATGTTCAGGCTTTATCTACGGCCTGTCTACCGGCGCTTCATTCATAGAGAGTGGCAAGCATAAAAAAGTATTAGTAGTAGGCGGCGATAAAATGTCGGCTATTATCAATTATGAAGACCGCGCTACCTGCATCATTTTTGGTGACGGTTGCGGTGCTGTATTACTGGAGCCAAATACCGAAGGCTACGGTGTTATTGATTCTATCCTGAAAAGTGATGGCGCTGGCCGCAGCTATTTGCACCAAAAAGCAGGTGGTTCATTAAAACCGGCTTCGCACGAAACTGTGGACGCCAAAGAGCACTTTGCTTATCAGGAAGGTCAGGCGGTATTTAAATTTGCCGTTACCAATATGGCCGATGTAGCTGCCGAGGTAATGGAGAAAAACAACCTGGTATCTGAAGATATTGCATGGTTGGTGCCACACCAGGCCAACAAACGTATTATTGATGCTACTGCCAACCGCACCGGCGTACCTGCCGAAAAAGTGGTAGTAAACATTGAGCGTTACGGCAATACCACCAACGGAACCATTCCACTGTGTTTGTGGGAGTGGGAAAGTAAATTTAAAAAAGGCGACAATATTATATTAGCAGCCTTTGGCGGCGGCTTCACCTGGGGTTCTGTATACCTGAAGTGGGCCTATTAA